The following are from one region of the Strix uralensis isolate ZFMK-TIS-50842 chromosome 4, bStrUra1, whole genome shotgun sequence genome:
- the NOCT gene encoding nocturnin, producing MYQSPARCLCSALPALCCAPSATAALLPRPRGPPPPPLGPAAPRAAAAAVGSPPAPGAPPRAVCSMGNSTSRLYSALAKTLSSSAVSQHQDCLEQPDSARLDPIDPKDLLEECQIVLQKRPPRFQRDFVDLRKNTAANHRPIRVMQWNILAQALGEGKDNFVQCPMEALKWEERKCLILEEILAYKPDILCLQEVDHYFDTFEPLLSRLGYQCTFFPKPWSPCLDVEQNNGPDGCALFFLKDRFELINSANIRLTAMKLKTNQVAIAQTLKCNETGRLFCIAVTHLKARTGWERFRSAQGCDLLQNLKSITQGAKIPLIICGDFNAEPTEEVYREFSNSSLNLNSAYKLLSPDGQSEPPYTTWKIRPSGECRHTLDYIWYSQHALNVNSALGLLTEEQIGPNRLPSFNYPSDHLSLVCDFSFNQDPDRLL from the exons ATGTACCAGAGCCCTGCGCGCTGCCTCTGCTCGGCGCTGCCCGCACTCTGCTGCGCCCCCTCTGCCACCGCCGCCCTCCTGCCGCGGCCCCGaggtccccccccgccgcccctcggccccgccgccccgcgggcagcagcagcggcggtgggcagcccgcccgccccgggggcgcCGCCCCGCGCAG tgtgTTCCATGGGAAACAGCACCAGCCGGCTCTACAGCGCGCTCGCCAAGACGCTGAGCAGCAGTGCCGTGTCCCAGCACCAGGACTGCCTGGAGCAGCCGGACTCAGCACGGCTGGATCCTATAGACCCCAAGGATTTGCTGGAGGAATGTCAGATCGTTCTGCAGAAACGGCCACCCCGGTTTCAGAGGGACTTTGTGGACCTGAGGAAAAACACTGCCGCTAACCACCGCCCCATTCGGGTCATGCAGTGGAACATCCTTGCCCAAG CTCTTGGAGAAGGCAAAGACAACTTCGTTCAGTGCCCCATGGAAGCTCTGAAGTGGGAGGAGAGGAAGTGCCTCATCCTGGAGGAAATCCTCGCGTACAAGCCTGACATCTTGTGCCTGCAAGAAGTCGACCACTACTTTGACACCTTTGAGCCACTCCTCAGCCGACTCGGCTACCAGTGTACTTTCTTCCCGAAGCCGTGGTCCCCGTGCCTAGATGTGGAGCAGAACAACGGGCCGGATGGCTGCGCCTTGTTTTTCCTCAAAGACCGCTTTGAGCTCATCAACAGCGCTAACATCCGGCTAACTGCCATGAAGCTGAAGACCAACCAGGTGGCCATAGCTCAGACGCTGAAGTGCAATGAAACTGGAAGGCTGTTCTGCATTGCTGTCACTCACCTGAAAGCTCGTACTGGCTGGGAGAGGTTTCGGTCAGCGCAAGGCTGTGATCTTCTCCAGAACCTGAAGAGTATTACCCAAGGTGCAAAGATCCCTCTGATCATCTGCGGAGACTTCAACGCGGAGCCAACTGAGGAGGTCTACAGAGAATTTTCCAACTCCAGCCTCAATTTAAACAGCGCGTACAAGCTGCTGAGCCCCGACGGGCAGTCGGAGCCCCCATACACCACCTGGAAGATCCGGCCATCGGGAGAGTGCCGGCACACGCTGGATTATATCTGGTATTCCCAGCACGCCTTGAATGTGAACTCAGCCCTGGGCTTGCTGACTGAAGAGCAAATTGGGCCCAACAGGCTGCCATCATTCAATTACCCTTCTGATCACCTGTCTCTGGTGTGTGACTTTAGTTTTAATCAAGATCCTGACAGACTGCTGTGA